From a single Porites lutea chromosome 10, jaPorLute2.1, whole genome shotgun sequence genomic region:
- the LOC140950539 gene encoding uncharacterized protein, translated as MDDGQDEASAIDVSEEDAEQKEVEMDFNALIQTTAAGVDDVQVRTVGPTSVTISSAPAFSLVVTGSALSRECGSEDCFQFCEGCCKYLGVCFCCCLESPEKCGDCLEMLQCCIDILKCITCDCD; from the exons ATGGACGATGGACAAGACGAAGCAAGCGCGATAGATGTCAGTGAAGAGGATGCAGAGCAAAAAGAAGTTGAAATGGATTTCAACGCATTGATACAGACAACAGCTGCTGG TGTTGACGATGTTCAAGTGAGGACTGTGGGGCCGACCAG cgTTACGATCTCTTCAGCACCAGCTTTCAGTCTTGTCGTTACTGGCTCCGCCCTGTCAAGGGAGTGTGGCAGCGAAGATTGCTTTCAGTTTTGTGAGGGATGTTGTAAATACCTTGGGGTgtgcttttgttgttgcttgGAGAGTCCGGAAAAATGTGGTGACTGTTTGGAGATGTTACAATGTTGTATTGACATTTTAAAGTGTATTACGTGTGATTGTGATTAA
- the LOC140950538 gene encoding uncharacterized protein, whose product MLAVKEERTVIGGVELARKTVLAADDQGNVITEVTETRRDINLPGSVPVTAQPSAPPALPSPPAVVSRDPPSPPKEFSWVECCFKCESGYEWYELGGKGFCIVLLLLLTYLIVGTLILAYFLLLFALACFNCDSDD is encoded by the exons ATGTTAGCGGTTAAAGAAGAGCGTACCGTTATAGGAGGCGTTGAACTGGCGAGAAAGACAGTATTAGCTGCTGATGACCAAGG AAATGTAATCACGGAGGTAACAGAAACTAGAAGAGATATCAATTTGCCTGGAAG tgttCCTGTTACAGCACAGCCGAG CGCACCTCCAGCTCTACCTAGCCCGCCGGCGGTCGTGTCGAGAGATCCGCCTTCACCACCAAAAGAGTTTAGCTGGGTGGAATGTTGTTTCAAGTGTGAAAGTGGTTACGAGTGGTACGAATTAGGAGGAAAGG GTTTTTGCATCGTCCTGCTACTTCTCTTGACTTATTTGATTGTTGGAACTCTTATTCTGGCATATTTCTTGTTACTTTTTGCTTTGGCGTGTTTCAATTGCGATTCTGACGATTAG